In the Sphingobacterium sp. PCS056 genome, AAAGCCTGCATATAGGCAACATCTGGTACACGTACTCCAGCTTCTCCTTGAATGGCTTCAATAATGACTGCGGCCGTTTTATCTGTAATATGCGCTAGGTCTGCGATATCATTGAAAGTTATGAATTCAATCTCCGGAAGTAGCGGTGCATAAGCCGTATGGTATTCTTCATTACCGATAAGACTTAAGGCTCCTTGTGTACTACCATGGTACGCTTTTTTTGCAGCGATAATTTGTCTTCTACCTGTAAAACGCTTTGCGACCTTCATGCTTCCTTCAACAGCTTCAGCTCCTGAATTTGTAAAATATACGGATTCAAAGTGTTTTGGAAGAACGGCTAATAAATCGCTTGCAAATTCAACTTGTGGGGCTTGTACAAATTCACCATATACAGTCACATGTAGGTACTTCTCCAGTTGTTGTTGGATCGCTTGGATTACCTTAGGATTTCTATGTCCAATATTACTGACATTGAAACCAGACACCAAGTCCATATATTCTTCACCATTGGGTCCATATAAATAAACTCCTTCTGCTTTAGCTATTTCAATCATTCTAGGTGAATTAGATGTCTGAGCGGTATTGAGAAGAAAAAGTTGGCGGTTATTTAGCATCTTATGATTTGTTTAAAAAAAAGAAGAAGTCTTTTGGACTTCTTCTCATATGCGTATTAATTATTGTTTTTTCGATTATTGAGAGATTTGATCAAATATTCTCGGAACTCCTGCTCTACTTGAAAAAATTGAGAGGATCGCGAAGTTCCAATAACTTTAGAAAATTTCTCACGGTAATTTTTCTTGATCTCCAATTCTTTGGCATCATAAGCGATGACATCTCGAGACCCTCCTCTTAGATTATTTCGGGAAGGACTGTTTCCCGTTTTAGCTTTTTTAACGCTCCACATCTCCTTGGAGTATTCATTATAAATAGGAAAAAAATCTTGAGCTTCTTTGCGTGATAAATTTAGCTCTCTTGTAATAAAAGCAATTTTTTCATTTTCAATGATTTGAAAACGTTCATTGTCCTGTGCATAAGTTGTTGATAAACCTATGATACAGAAACAAAATATGATCATTATATTCTTAATTTTCGACATCATTATAACGTATATTTAAGATAATCCTCAATATCTTCGTCCTTAACTTTACTATTTGTTCCTACTATATCTTCATCGTCGATATATTTAGCAACATAGAGCAGATCGTCACTATTTCCTGTTTGTGCCAAGTAATTAATAATTTCCTGATCAGAAACATGACTCAGGTTTTTTTGTTCATCTTGAACGTTGTTATTTTGTATTCCAAAGTAACCACCTATACTTAAAACGGCTGCCAGAGATGCAGCTACCGCATATTTGTTCCAAGAAATTTTTCTTTTGATAGAACGAACAGTAGAAGTCTCAACAGGAATATCTAAATCCAAATCTGCACGAATCGTTTTAGTAATTGTAGCATTTAATGCTTCAAAATAACCCTTAGGAGCTTCAAAGCCATCTGTAGAAACGATTTGCCTTAAATTGTCCGTAGTTATTTTAGCGGATAGTTGATCATTGAATTCATTGAAATATAAAGACGGGGTTACAAATCCATCTTGAGTTACTTTCGATTTTAAATTATCTTCCGCTACTTTTATTAATATATCATTTTGTAAAGAAGAAAAGTAATGATCTGGATGACTAAAACCATCGGTTTTAACCTGATCTTTTAATTTTTCTTCAGATACTTTACTTAAGATATTTTGTTGAAGTTTTTCAAAATAGCCAACAGGTACATCGAGATTTTTTTTCTGTAATGATTCCAATTTGGCCTGGGAGATTAGAGACTCATGGAGATCTTTAAAGTATCCTTCAGGCACATCAAAAGGATTTACACGTAGTGAATCGGGTAGATTATTGGCTTCCATTCCCTCATGATATGTGTTATTTTCCTTCATAGTAAATCATTAGAGTATCTTAATCAAAAAAGGTTTAATCGTTGTTATGAAAAAAAGCTTCTATTTTTTTTACTGCTAAATGATACGATGCTTTTAAGGCACCGACACTTGTTCCTAATACTTGTGAGATCTCATCATATTTCATATCATCGAAGTATTTCATGTTGAAAACAAGTTTTTGCTTTTCTGGTAATGTTAATAAAGCTTGTTGCAATTTCATTTGTGCTTTATCACCACTAAAGTAACTACCACTTGATAAAGAGTCAGCTAAATAAGCAGAACTATCGTCATCCAACGATACGTTCTGCTTCAGTTTTTTCTTATTCAAGAATGTGATACATTCATTGGTTGCGATGCGGTAAAGCCATGTATACAATTGGGAATCCTCTCTGAAGTTTGCCAAATTGCGCCATACTTTGATAAATATGTCTTGTACAACATCATCCGCATCATCATGATCAATGACCATTCTTCTCACATGCCAATATATTTTTTGCTGATATTTAGTCAGCAGATGATTAAATGCTTCTTCACGCGTACTTTCGTTAGCAAATTTTGAAATAATTAAAGCATCTTCCATATAGTGACGTTGTGATCGTTGTTTTTTATTTTCTATTAATAACACGTTGTGCAGCCGCAACAATTGCAGCAGCATTCAAACCATATTTTTCCATTAATTGAGCGGGAGTACCTGATTCACCGAAGCTATCATCAACTGCAACAAATTCTTGTGGACTTGGTAAGTTTTTCGCTAATACTTGAGCAACACTGTCACCCAAACCGCCTAAACGATTGTGTTCTTCAGCAGTTACTACACATTTTGTTTTAGCAACAGATTTTAAGATCGCCTCTTCATCCAATGGTTTGATCGTGTGGATGTTGATGATCTCAGCATCAATGCCCAATTCTGCTAATTGCTCACCAGCTTGGATTGCTTCCCATACCAAATGACCTGTAGCGATAATCGTTACGTCAGTTCCTTCATTTAATGTTACCGCTTTTCCGATTACAAATTCTTGATCAGCAGGGGTAAAGTTAGGAACAACAGGACGTCCAAAACGTAAGTAAACAGGACCTTCAAATTTTGCAGCAGCAATTGTTGCAGCTTTAGTTTGATTGAAATCACAAGGATTGATCACTGTCATGCCTGGTAACATTTTCATCAAACCGATATCTTCTAATATTTGGTGAGTAGCACCATCTTCACCCAATGTTAATCCAGCGTGTGAAGCAGCTATTTTAACATTTTTGTCTGAATATGCAATAGATTGACGAATTTGATCGTAAACGCGACCCGTCGAGAAGTTGGCAAATGTACCTGTAAAAGGAATTTTACCACCAATTGTCAAACCAGCAGCAATTCCCATCATGTTTGCTTCAGCAATACCAATTTGGAAAAAACGCTCTGGGAATTCATTTATAAAATCGTTCATTTTTAATGAACCGATTAAATCAGCACATAAAGCAACAACATTTTCGTTTTGTTTACCTGCTTCTAATAATCCAGCACCAAATCCTGAACGGGTATCTTTTGATTCTGTGAAAGTATATTTTTTCATTTTTTACTAGTATGGAGTAGTTAGTATGGAATAGGTAGTATATAGATTTTTTTTAATGACGTTTGATGGTCAATTTCTAAATACTAATGTCTTAAATACTAATATCTAATATAATTAATAATCGCCCAAAGTTTCTGTTAACTGACCTAAAGCCGAAGCCAATTGATCATTGTTTGGAGCAACACCGTGCCATTTGTGAGATCCCATCATGAAATCAACACCATTACCCATTTCAGTATGTAATAATATAATAACCGGTTTACCTTTACCTGTATGCGATTTCGCTTCTTCAAGTCCAGCAACTACAGAGGTCATATCATTACCTTTTGCTACTTCTAGTACATCCCATCCAAAAGCTTCCCATTTCGCGCGAAGATCGCCTAATGAAAGAACTTGATCTGTAGAACCATCAATTTGAGCACGATTATAATCAACCGCTGCAATCAGATTGTCTACTTTATTATGAGGAGCATACATTGCTGCTTCCCAAACTTGACCTTCTTGCAATTCACCATCACCCATTAAAACATACACTAAATTTGTGTCTTTGTTTAATTTTTTAGCTTGAGCAGCACCAATTGCAGCAGAAAGTCCCTGACCTAAAGATCCAGAAGCAATACGAATTCCAGGAAGACCTTCGTGAGTAGTCGGGTGTCCTTGAAGACGAGAATTGATTTTTCTGAAAGTAGCTAATTCGCTTACTTCAAAGTATCCTGCACGTGCAAGTGTACTGTAGAAAACGGGCGAAATGTGACCATTTGATAAGAAAAATAAATCTTCACCGATGCCATCCATATCAAAAGATGGATTACGTTTCATTGCATTGAAATAAAGAGCAACTAAGTAGTCCGTACAACCTAATGATCCACCTGGGTGGCCAGATTGACAAGCATGTACCATGCGTACGATGTCACGTCTTACTTGTGATGCAATTTGTTCTAGTTTATTGATATCTGCACTCATTTTAATATATTGATTTCACAATTAGCCGTAAAGTTAGTCATTTTTAACAGAGTAGGGGTTATAAATTGTAAATTTTAAGGATAAAATAGCTATTCAAATAACGTCTTCTGGATCCCTATAAGAACAACATATATTTTTTTTGAAAACATGGCATTAAAAAGTCTTCCAAAAAAAATGTCCATGGAATAACTTTGAT is a window encoding:
- a CDS encoding aspartate aminotransferase family protein, producing the protein MLNNRQLFLLNTAQTSNSPRMIEIAKAEGVYLYGPNGEEYMDLVSGFNVSNIGHRNPKVIQAIQQQLEKYLHVTVYGEFVQAPQVEFASDLLAVLPKHFESVYFTNSGAEAVEGSMKVAKRFTGRRQIIAAKKAYHGSTQGALSLIGNEEYHTAYAPLLPEIEFITFNDIADLAHITDKTAAVIIEAIQGEAGVRVPDVAYMQALRKRCDETGALLVFDEIQTGFGRTGRLFAFEHYGIVPDILMLAKGIGGGMPLGAFVAAKQVMDVIKDNPMLGHITTFGGHPVSCAAAKASLEVILEDQLVEQVAEKEQLFRNLLQHPKIKEIRGKGLMMCLQLENFEQVYNVSNYCAQQGIMIDWYLHCETALRVAPPLTISNEEIEKACKIILDGIEKYG
- a CDS encoding RNA polymerase sigma factor; translation: MEDALIISKFANESTREEAFNHLLTKYQQKIYWHVRRMVIDHDDADDVVQDIFIKVWRNLANFREDSQLYTWLYRIATNECITFLNKKKLKQNVSLDDDSSAYLADSLSSGSYFSGDKAQMKLQQALLTLPEKQKLVFNMKYFDDMKYDEISQVLGTSVGALKASYHLAVKKIEAFFHNND
- a CDS encoding transketolase family protein, with amino-acid sequence MKKYTFTESKDTRSGFGAGLLEAGKQNENVVALCADLIGSLKMNDFINEFPERFFQIGIAEANMMGIAAGLTIGGKIPFTGTFANFSTGRVYDQIRQSIAYSDKNVKIAASHAGLTLGEDGATHQILEDIGLMKMLPGMTVINPCDFNQTKAATIAAAKFEGPVYLRFGRPVVPNFTPADQEFVIGKAVTLNEGTDVTIIATGHLVWEAIQAGEQLAELGIDAEIINIHTIKPLDEEAILKSVAKTKCVVTAEEHNRLGGLGDSVAQVLAKNLPSPQEFVAVDDSFGESGTPAQLMEKYGLNAAAIVAAAQRVINRK
- a CDS encoding transketolase — translated: MSADINKLEQIASQVRRDIVRMVHACQSGHPGGSLGCTDYLVALYFNAMKRNPSFDMDGIGEDLFFLSNGHISPVFYSTLARAGYFEVSELATFRKINSRLQGHPTTHEGLPGIRIASGSLGQGLSAAIGAAQAKKLNKDTNLVYVLMGDGELQEGQVWEAAMYAPHNKVDNLIAAVDYNRAQIDGSTDQVLSLGDLRAKWEAFGWDVLEVAKGNDMTSVVAGLEEAKSHTGKGKPVIILLHTEMGNGVDFMMGSHKWHGVAPNNDQLASALGQLTETLGDY